From one Halothece sp. PCC 7418 genomic stretch:
- a CDS encoding DEAD/DEAH box helicase yields the protein MTKLQGIWLSEEQVFFIWGETWRSCAGIKKDHLPTDHPFILEETELKSALTQHQIPTHDLTDYTSLLLSLPTQEIKKQQLLPLLSQQTLATTEKVSLQTWRVSGYRLPIRSLLSVLATTTETGSLQFWSHLYRWSCQLLARSKFLPDLQVQTGGKARTVWQPLFDAPTDQERLQTFAEQMPKSCYAHDLEASPQALIVSLISAVIDCEIRRYSAQTFPPVTTPLLKQWFTALSSSESTFSVDELSLRRLEKALQLWIAPVQDYLGDRALKSQNPFRLCFRLLPPEDKENWYLEYGLQARDDETYFLPATAIWETATPELIYEGRTVKQPQETLLQGLGLALRLYPTIHESLKQATPKGSLVDPIAAYEFIRASAWRLSENGFGVILPPGLAPGSGERRLGVKIQAQAPKKGQKLGLQSLLNYKWELAVDDQTLSPEEFQQLLAQQSPLVEVNGKWLALQPSDVKAAQTLLKASDEQMNLSVEDAVRLTSGETQTMGKLPIVDFEASGALQELITNLSGNQSLTPIETPAGFRGKLRPYQARGAGWLAFLQRWGLGACLADDMGLGKTIQTIALLLHLKEKEELSAPLLLVCPTSVLGNWEREVQRFSTNCSTLIHYGEKRKQGKPFAKQAQKYDLVITSYALAQRDATTLKNVAWEGIILDEAQNIKNPKAKQSKAVRELEANFRIALTGTPLENRLAELWSILDFLNPGYLGSQQFFQRRFATPIEKYGDRDSLQTLRSLVQPFILRRVKTDKEIIQDLPEKQEMNVYCGLSAEQAKLYQEVVDQALADIEKAEGIQRHGKILTLLMKLKQLCNHPALFNKEKVLDSAQRSGKLLRLVEMLEELTAENDRALIFTQFAEWGKLLQAYLQKQFNCDIPFLYGATRKQQRQEMVDRFQNDPDAPPFFILSIKAGGTGLNLTRANHVFHIDRWWNPAVENQATDRAFRIGQKQNVQVHKFISTGTLEERINQMIESKKQLAEQTVDAGEDWLTQLDTEQLRDLVLLDRKAVIDE from the coding sequence ATGACGAAATTACAGGGAATTTGGCTATCTGAGGAACAAGTCTTTTTTATTTGGGGAGAAACCTGGCGCAGTTGTGCTGGCATCAAGAAAGATCATTTACCAACCGATCACCCCTTCATCCTAGAAGAAACGGAACTCAAAAGCGCGTTAACCCAACACCAAATTCCGACTCATGACCTGACAGACTACACTTCTCTTTTACTCTCTCTTCCCACACAAGAAATCAAAAAACAACAGCTTCTTCCGCTACTGTCTCAGCAAACACTCGCAACGACAGAAAAAGTATCTCTGCAAACTTGGCGGGTGTCTGGATACCGCCTTCCGATCAGAAGTCTTCTTTCTGTTTTAGCCACAACCACAGAAACAGGAAGTTTACAGTTTTGGTCGCATCTTTACCGTTGGAGTTGTCAGTTACTCGCGCGATCGAAATTTTTACCTGATTTACAAGTGCAAACCGGGGGAAAAGCGAGAACCGTTTGGCAACCCTTATTCGATGCACCCACCGATCAAGAGCGTTTACAGACTTTTGCCGAACAAATGCCCAAGAGTTGTTATGCTCACGATTTAGAAGCCTCTCCTCAAGCATTGATTGTGAGTTTGATTAGTGCTGTGATTGATTGCGAAATTCGTCGTTATTCTGCACAAACCTTTCCTCCTGTGACCACGCCCTTACTGAAACAGTGGTTTACCGCCCTTTCCAGTTCCGAATCCACGTTTTCCGTTGATGAACTGAGTTTACGCCGTCTTGAGAAAGCCCTACAACTTTGGATCGCCCCAGTTCAAGATTATTTAGGCGATCGCGCTTTAAAATCTCAAAATCCCTTCCGCCTCTGTTTTCGTCTCCTTCCTCCCGAAGATAAGGAAAATTGGTATTTAGAATACGGGTTACAAGCCCGTGATGATGAAACTTATTTCTTACCCGCAACCGCCATCTGGGAAACCGCAACCCCAGAACTGATTTATGAAGGAAGAACCGTTAAACAGCCCCAAGAAACCCTATTACAAGGATTAGGCTTAGCGTTACGCCTCTATCCGACGATTCACGAGAGTTTAAAACAAGCAACCCCCAAGGGGTCTTTGGTTGATCCCATTGCTGCTTATGAGTTTATTCGCGCTAGTGCATGGCGTTTATCAGAAAATGGCTTTGGCGTTATTCTCCCTCCTGGTTTAGCCCCCGGTAGTGGGGAACGGCGCTTAGGGGTGAAAATACAAGCCCAAGCCCCGAAAAAAGGACAAAAACTAGGCTTACAGAGTTTACTCAACTACAAGTGGGAATTAGCCGTTGATGACCAAACTCTTTCCCCAGAAGAGTTTCAACAGTTACTCGCCCAACAATCGCCGTTAGTGGAAGTCAACGGAAAATGGCTAGCCCTACAACCCAGTGATGTCAAAGCAGCACAAACCCTCCTCAAGGCGAGTGATGAACAAATGAATCTCTCTGTAGAAGATGCAGTGCGTCTCACCAGTGGCGAAACTCAAACGATGGGTAAGTTACCAATCGTTGATTTTGAAGCGAGTGGGGCGTTGCAGGAGTTAATTACTAACTTAAGTGGGAATCAGTCGCTGACACCCATTGAAACGCCTGCTGGCTTTCGTGGAAAATTACGTCCGTATCAGGCTCGTGGAGCAGGTTGGCTTGCGTTTTTGCAAAGATGGGGCTTAGGGGCGTGTCTCGCGGACGATATGGGGTTAGGAAAAACGATCCAGACGATCGCGCTGTTGCTTCATCTTAAAGAAAAAGAGGAACTGTCTGCACCTCTGTTGTTAGTTTGTCCCACATCTGTTTTAGGAAACTGGGAACGAGAAGTGCAACGCTTTTCTACTAATTGTTCCACGCTGATTCATTATGGCGAAAAGCGCAAACAAGGAAAACCCTTCGCCAAACAAGCCCAGAAATATGATTTAGTAATTACCAGCTATGCGTTAGCCCAACGCGATGCAACCACGCTCAAAAATGTTGCTTGGGAAGGGATTATTTTAGATGAAGCGCAAAATATTAAAAATCCCAAGGCGAAACAGTCCAAAGCGGTACGGGAGTTAGAGGCGAATTTTCGCATTGCGTTAACAGGAACTCCTCTGGAAAACCGCCTTGCTGAATTATGGTCAATTCTTGATTTTCTCAACCCAGGTTATTTAGGATCGCAACAATTTTTTCAACGGCGTTTTGCCACTCCCATTGAGAAATACGGCGATCGCGATTCTTTGCAAACCTTACGATCTCTAGTGCAACCGTTCATTTTACGACGGGTCAAAACAGACAAAGAAATTATTCAAGATTTACCCGAAAAACAAGAAATGAATGTCTATTGTGGGTTATCTGCGGAACAAGCAAAACTCTATCAAGAAGTTGTCGATCAAGCCCTTGCTGATATTGAAAAAGCAGAAGGTATTCAACGTCATGGTAAAATCTTGACACTGTTAATGAAACTCAAGCAGTTGTGTAATCATCCTGCTTTATTCAATAAAGAAAAGGTTTTAGATTCTGCACAACGATCGGGGAAATTATTGCGTTTAGTTGAAATGTTGGAAGAGTTGACTGCGGAAAATGATCGCGCTTTAATTTTTACTCAATTTGCAGAATGGGGAAAACTTTTACAAGCCTATCTGCAAAAACAATTTAATTGCGATATTCCCTTTTTATATGGCGCAACTCGCAAACAACAACGTCAAGAAATGGTGGATCGTTTTCAAAATGATCCTGATGCGCCACCGTTTTTTATTCTTTCTATTAAAGCGGGAGGAACAGGTTTAAACTTAACTCGCGCTAATCATGTCTTTCATATTGATCGCTGGTGGAATCCTGCGGTAGAAAATCAAGCCACGGATCGCGCCTTTCGGATTGGACAAAAACAAAATGTTCAAGTTCATAAATTTATTTCTACAGGGACATTAGAAGAACGAATCAATCAAATGATTGAAAGTAAAAAACAACTGGCTGAACAAACAGTGGATGCGGGTGAAGATTGGTTAACACAACTGGATACGGAACAGTTACGTGATTTAGTATTATTAGATCGCAAAGCTGTCATTGATGAATAG
- a CDS encoding phosphate-starvation-inducible PsiE family protein, translating to MRKVRNFIRSLGKIWEEEKFLSITESVETFVAKFLTIALLIVILVAIVDLVFVLSDILFTSPPSGFFNQTILEVFGLFLNILIALELLDNITAYLRKHIFQVELVIATSLIAVARKIIIFDLKKYSNTDLISLAVAIFALSISYWLVRRLNRNS from the coding sequence ATGAGAAAAGTGCGTAATTTCATCCGTTCGCTTGGGAAAATATGGGAAGAGGAAAAATTTTTAAGTATTACTGAATCCGTCGAAACATTTGTAGCAAAATTCCTCACGATCGCGCTGCTGATTGTGATTTTAGTTGCTATAGTTGATTTAGTTTTTGTCTTAAGTGATATTCTCTTTACTTCCCCTCCCTCTGGTTTTTTTAATCAAACCATTTTAGAAGTTTTTGGTTTGTTCTTAAATATTTTAATTGCATTAGAATTATTAGACAACATTACTGCTTATTTAAGAAAACATATTTTTCAAGTAGAATTAGTCATTGCAACGTCTCTCATTGCGGTGGCTCGTAAGATTATTATCTTTGATTTAAAGAAATATTCTAATACGGATTTAATTTCTCTAGCTGTAGCCATTTTTGCACTTTCTATTAGTTACTGGTTAGTGCGGAGACTGAATCGAAATAGTTAG
- the aroA gene encoding 3-phosphoshikimate 1-carboxyvinyltransferase, translating to MSNSIVTTDQTKNQKTLVIDRPQQGVTLRGNVKIPGDKSISHRALMFGAIARGETRIQGLLLGEDPRSTAHCLRAMGANISELNSQEVIVEGVGLGYLQEPTEVLDAGNSGTTVRLMLGLLASHADRFFAISGDESLRSRPMSRVVQPLLQMGAQIWGRQNNSRAPLAIQGQSLKGIEYCSPIASAQVKSCVLLAGLMAQGNTTVVEPAISRDHSERMLAAFGANVTTDPETKSVTIAGQPTLQGQTVIVPGDISSAAFWLVAALIIPDSELVIENVGINPTRTGILDALQRMEADISIEKKEIVAGEPVANLRVRSCQLKGAEIGGNLIPRLIDEIPILAVAAVFAKGKTLIRDAEELRVKESDRIAVMASQLTKMGAVVTEHPDGLEIQGEGTLTGTDIEAHNDHRIAMSFAIAALNAKGKTTIHGAQAVDISYPDFTETLQDICQ from the coding sequence ATGTCGAATTCAATTGTCACCACTGATCAAACCAAAAATCAAAAAACTTTAGTCATTGATCGTCCTCAGCAGGGAGTCACTTTACGAGGTAATGTGAAGATTCCAGGGGATAAGTCCATTTCTCATCGGGCGTTGATGTTTGGCGCGATCGCGCGGGGAGAAACTCGCATTCAGGGGTTATTATTAGGAGAAGATCCCCGCAGTACCGCCCATTGTTTACGTGCAATGGGAGCGAATATTTCTGAACTCAACTCGCAAGAAGTGATTGTGGAAGGAGTCGGCTTAGGTTACTTACAAGAACCAACAGAGGTCTTAGACGCGGGAAATTCAGGGACAACAGTGCGCTTGATGTTGGGTTTACTTGCGTCTCATGCAGATCGTTTTTTTGCGATTAGTGGAGATGAATCGCTGCGATCGCGCCCAATGTCGAGGGTGGTACAACCGCTATTGCAAATGGGGGCGCAAATTTGGGGTAGGCAAAATAATTCTCGCGCCCCCCTCGCCATTCAGGGACAATCCTTAAAAGGGATTGAATATTGTTCTCCCATTGCTTCCGCACAAGTGAAATCTTGTGTTCTCCTTGCTGGGTTAATGGCGCAAGGAAATACAACAGTGGTTGAACCTGCAATTTCTCGGGATCATAGTGAACGGATGCTCGCTGCCTTTGGGGCAAATGTCACAACAGACCCCGAAACCAAATCAGTTACCATTGCAGGACAACCGACCCTACAAGGACAAACGGTTATTGTTCCAGGAGATATCAGTTCTGCTGCTTTTTGGTTAGTGGCTGCACTCATTATTCCTGATTCGGAATTAGTGATTGAAAATGTTGGAATTAATCCCACTCGAACGGGGATTTTAGATGCCCTGCAACGAATGGAAGCAGATATTAGCATCGAGAAAAAAGAAATTGTTGCGGGGGAACCCGTTGCTAATTTACGAGTCCGATCTTGTCAGTTAAAAGGGGCAGAAATTGGAGGAAATTTAATTCCGCGCTTAATTGATGAAATTCCGATTTTAGCGGTAGCAGCCGTTTTTGCAAAGGGAAAAACCTTGATTCGGGATGCGGAAGAATTACGAGTGAAAGAAAGTGATCGCATTGCAGTAATGGCATCGCAACTGACTAAAATGGGAGCAGTTGTCACCGAACATCCCGACGGTTTAGAAATCCAAGGGGAAGGAACATTAACAGGAACGGATATTGAAGCCCATAATGATCATCGGATTGCTATGAGTTTCGCGATCGCTGCTTTAAATGCAAAAGGCAAAACTACCATTCATGGGGCGCAAGCAGTAGATATTTCTTACCCCGATTTTACAGAAACGTTACAAGATATCTGTCAGTGA